In Citrus sinensis cultivar Valencia sweet orange chromosome 3, DVS_A1.0, whole genome shotgun sequence, the sequence GGCTCACCCATGTTGCATCCCTCCAAGCCCACCTGCCATTTTAAACAAATCCTTTTGCCTTCCAATCATTCACTCCCTCCCCATTCCATCAAGTGAGCATCTAAAATGAGATATAGAGAAAAGGAGATGGGGAAACAGACCAGAGCCTCCTCAATGATAGAGCGTTGATCAGCATTTGTATTCTGGCCGCGTTGTGTTCCCTGAATTGTGCTCAATAGATCGTGTTTCTTGTTCTCTAACTCAAACTCAGATACCTGAAACCCTAATGCTCTGAGCCAATTAGCACAGAAGATGGATGACAGATAGATTTACAGATTATACATTTAACAGAAGAGAAGAAGCATTACAGATTATACATTTAACAGAAGAGAAGAAGCAAGACAAACCTGTGTCCTATCAACAGCTACAGTTGCTGAACCTGAAACTTTCATCTGACTATACAATTTTCTAGTGGCATTTGAACTTGTTAAAGGCTTTACCCTTCCAGTTGCAAGGTGAAATGAAGAAGCAAATGCGAGTGCCATTTCTACACTTTCAGTGACGGTTATggattaaaagttaaattataaatcaagAATTACAAGCGCGACTGTTTTTGCCAAATTATTGAATTGGTTCATTCGACAACGTAACAGATAGTGTGAGGCAGTATAAGTACCTGTCACTGTGGAGCTGTGATAACGAATTAGCAACTAACAAGCGAGagacaagaaaacaaagaatcTGATTTTTTTAGCGGAAAGAATTTCtgagaaaagataaaagattttgcttttgaattaatttcttttaaaataccaCTTCTAAGAAGGCAAGGTGGAAATCTGGAGGAATAGCCGAACGGTTTGGCGTGCGTCTTGTAATAAATTTCAGCCAAATGAATTTCTCTGGCGTGGCGTACGACTGACCGCGCGCCTATTCTCAGTACAGTTTTcatacttaaataaataactctTCTGAtatcccccaaaaaaaataaataaataaattactttcctACGTGGCAAGAATGTTCTTTAGTGAATTTAACCCACCAGCCCAGCCCGGCCCGACCGCAATAATGACAAGACCCAATCTCAATCTGCAACAAACAAAATCGTTGCTTGCTTGAGCAAATGGCGAGCAGCTTGGTGGCGAATcgttttgcttttgttttactgaaaactgaaaaaacGGTTGCCAAATTCCATTCCTTTCCCTTATCTGAAAGATTGAGATTGAGACCCTGCAAGTTTAAGACTAAGAATCAGTTCACCACAAACTGCTGTGTTTCCTCTGCCCATGACGAAAAGTACAGCAACAAGCAAGTCATCAGTGTAACTCCTCCCCTTTACGACTACATCCTCCGAAATGTTCGTGAGCCCGAGGTACGTACCGTCCATTCCTTTCCATCAGTGAGCAACTCCCTACGGCGTCGTTTCCtcgtttttcttttatagtttGCCCCCGCCAAcgacccccccccccccccccccccaaaaggaaaaaaagaaaaagaaaaaagatttctcttctttttggttaattttattttttacatgtGGATGTTGGCGCTTCAGATTTTGCGTCAACTGCGGGAAGAGACTGCTGGTATGCGTGGTAGCCAGATGCAGGTTTATCATTCTGTGGCTTCTTTGTTTAGGATTTTGATGCACATTATTATATGCGGCACTACATGTTgtcatttgatttttaactGAATATTGCCTGCATGGCtacatattttgtttatttataaaggTTTCGCCAGATCAAGCACAGCTACTTGCAATGCTTGTACAGATTCTCGGTGCACAACGGTGTATAGAAGTTGGTGTGTATACTGTATGTGTATCTAGCTATTCCACTTCAATTCTTTCGCTGTTTTCTGTAAGTTGTGAATATCAGTATTGTTCATCGTCTGGCCAGCTTTAGATTTTCTGCTCAAATGTTGTTGCATAGAATTTCATGTCTTTTGCAGAGTAATTTAATGTCATAGCAGCTTGCCGTCTTGCTGATATGAATATGCTTATATTATTCTTCAGGGATACTCATCATTGGCTATTGCACTAGTGCTGCCGGAATCTGGTTGTCTTGTTGCTTGTGAAAGAGATGCCAGGTCTCTTGAGGTTGCAAAAAAGTATTATGAGCGAGCTGGTGTTTCGCATAAGGTAGTATCTCTTTATATCTGTTCTAACATTGctatgtattttgaaatttgtggCATCTGCAGATGGTAGAGACTAGCTTATACAACTCCATGTTCTACGTTGACAATTGTGTACTAGTACAtgtataatcttattttttatgacaCATCTGAGTAGCTCTGAGacaatttgttgaaattaGGTAAAAATTAAGCATGGATTAGCAGCAGATTCCCTAAAAGCTCTGATTTTGAATGGCGAAGCTTCCAGGTGAAGCAATATTTGTGTTATGTTCCATTTTTACCCAATAGTAGTATTCAACTCTTCTACTCGCAAGAAACAGTAGGCCTGTAGTAAGGATTCTCTTTTACTGAAAATCATGTCTATCCATCATAATATGATACCTTTTCCCTCTTCTAAACTGAGTTCTTCTTGTGCGGCTAGTCATTGCTACTCCCACAGCCCAAAATCTTtttgggcagccaaatattaaaatatttacatatttactCTTTTATGCAGCTATGATTTTGCAtttgttgatgctgaaaaaaGGATGTACCAGGAGTACTTTGAATTGTTGCTGCAACTGGTAAGACTGAAATGTGGTCCTCAATAGCCTGTTCGAGATCCTTctactcatttatttttattcctttgttaaataatttccCTTGCTTCCGGATCACAGATTTGTAAGGGTGTAACTGTTAATCTCTTGTTAGTTGTTACAGATCAGAGTTGGGGGAATCATCGTAATTGATAATGTCCTTTGGCATGGAAAAGTTGCTGACCAGATGGTAAACTATTGACTATATTTGTAAAAGCTTTGTTCTCTAGAAAAAAAAGAGCCTACTGTTCTAATGATACTTCTTAATAGGTAAATGATGCTAAGACTATCAGCATTaggaattttaataaaaatctaatggAGGACGAGCGTGTAAGCATTAGTATGGTGAGTATATGTGTTCTCTGTATATTCTTTAGCAAGTTCCAATAGCCCCTTTAGTTGATATTATCCTAAACCTTTTGAATTCTAAGGTTCCTATCGGAGATGGCATGACAATCTGCCGGAAAAGATGATCATTATTTATTCTGCAACTTGTTCCAGAAAGAAGTTCAAGATGCATGAGCATTGTGCAGCAGAAATTTCCTATGTGGCAGTCTCTGAAAGGACACTCGAATAGTTGACAAGTTGCAAGATATTGTTCCAAATGTGATGTAACCATGTGCAGGCCTGGCAGTGTACTGAGGATGACCGATACAAATAGAAATGTGGatctgaaattgaaattgattgatGTTCTGTTCCGAAATAGAATGCTGGGATGAAAGTCTATCCTTATTGACACCATGTTGTTGTAATCTTAGCTTGTTCTTCGGACATAATATTAAACGGTGTGATGAAGAGTTTGCTTACCTTTTTGGAGAAGACTGTAAGTCAAAGTTTACCAAAGAGTGTCTTTAATAAGTCTTTAGTCCTGGCCATTTTTTTCACGAATTAAACgtcattttcttttgggtTTGGTTGGACACAAACGTATCAGACAATAGTTCCGGCTCTTTCTGTCTGTTTCTCATGTTTTCAGATAGAAGTTTTAGCAGAAGTTGTCATACAAAACTCGAGGAAAAGCCAATACGCTTACACTGGCATGATAACAACTATCAAGCCGCTGGCCTAGTAACAAGGGGAGTGAGTCAATGACAGGCTGGCATAGCAGCAACTCAAGAATTTAAGAAAGCCTCATGATAGGCACCCATAGTTACTAACGGGAATCAACATCCTTAAAAACAATACGAACGCAAATCCAAAATATTCTCTCACCCAAATCAAGGCTCCCCTCCAATATAAGACAAGAAGTAAGATCCAATTCGATTCACATACAATATCTTTACCCTTATCATCAAATTAAAGATTCAAATCAGATCCTCTCTATACTTTTCTCTATCTGATCATCCCCATCCTCTTCCTGTAGCATAACAATCATGGGATTTGAAGGCGACGAGGAAGCAGCAGCGATACAAATATCACCAAAATACTCTCTTTTCAGGTACAACTCACCCTTGGTTCAAGTTAGCCTGATAGGTCTAGTATGCTTCTGCTGCCCAGGCATGTTCAACGCCCTCTCTGGCATGGGAGGCGGGGGGCAACTTGATCCAACAGCCGCTAACAACGCCAACACCGCTCTCTACACCACCTTTTCCGTATTTGGAATCCTTGGTGGAGGCGTTTATAACATCTTTGGACCCCGAGTGACCCTTGCTGCTGGCTGCTCCACCTATGTTCTCTATGCAGGCTCTTTCCTGTACTATAACCACCACCACGATCAGACCTTTGCCGTTGTTGCTGGTGCAGTGCTTGGCATCGGCGCAGGCCTTCTCTGGGCTGGACAAGGCGCAATCATGACTTCGTATCCAACTGCTACCCGTAAAGGAACCTATATCTCTCTGTTTTGGAGTATCTTTAACATGGGTGGTGTCGTTGGTGGCCTCATTCCTTTCATCATGAATTATCACCGTACTGATGCTGAAAGTGTCAATGACAAAACTTACATTGCATTCATGTGTTTTATGTCAGCCGGTGCTGCTCTTTCACTTGCAATCTTGCCTCCTAGTCGTGTGATTAGAGATGATGGTACCCGATGCACCAACATTAAGTATTCAAAAGTCTCCACCGAGGCCATTGAGATTTTGAAACTCTTTCGTAACTGGAAGATGCTTCT encodes:
- the LOC102612121 gene encoding tricin synthase 1 isoform X1 yields the protein MASSLVANRFAFVLLKTEKTVAKFHSFPLSERLRLRPCKFKTKNQFTTNCCVSSAHDEKYSNKQVISVTPPLYDYILRNVREPEILRQLREETAGMRGSQMQVSPDQAQLLAMLVQILGAQRCIEVGVYTVCVSSYSTSILSLFSGYSSLAIALVLPESGCLVACERDARSLEVAKKYYERAGVSHKVKIKHGLAADSLKALILNGEASSYDFAFVDAEKRMYQEYFELLLQLLLQIRVGGIIVIDNVLWHGKVADQMVNDAKTISIRNFNKNLMEDERVSISMVPIGDGMTICRKR
- the LOC102612121 gene encoding tricin synthase 1 isoform X2 translates to MASSLVANRFAFVLLKTEKTVAKFHSFPLSERLRLRPCKFKTKNQFTTNCCVSSAHDEKYSNKQVISVTPPLYDYILRNVREPEILRQLREETAGMRGSQMQVSPDQAQLLAMLVQILGAQRCIEVGVYTVCVSSYSTSILSLFSGYSSLAIALVLPESGCLVACERDARSLEVAKKYYERAGVSHKVKIKHGLAADSLKALILNGEASSYDFAFVDAEKRMYQEYFELLLQLIRVGGIIVIDNVLWHGKVADQMVNDAKTISIRNFNKNLMEDERVSISMVPIGDGMTICRKR
- the LOC102612121 gene encoding uncharacterized protein LOC102612121 isoform X5 encodes the protein MASSLVANRFAFVLLKTEKTVAKFHSFPLSERLRLRPCKFKTKNQFTTNCCVSSAHDEKYSNKQVISVTPPLYDYILRNVREPEILRQLREETAGMRGSQMQVSPDQAQLLAMLVQILGAQRCIEVGVYTGYSSLAIALVLPESGCLVACERDARSLEVAKKYYERAGVSHKVKIKHGLAADSLKALILNGEASSYDFAFVDAEKRMYQEYFELLLQLIRVGGIIVIDNVLWHGKVADQMVNDAKTISIRNFNKNLMEDERVSISMVPIGDGMTICRKR
- the LOC102612121 gene encoding uncharacterized protein LOC102612121 isoform X3, with amino-acid sequence MASSLVANRFAFVLLKTEKTVAKFHSFPLSERLRLRPCKFKTKNQFTTNCCVSSAHDEKYSNKQVISVTPPLYDYILRNVREPEILRQLREETAGMRGSQMQVSPDQAQLLAMLVQILGAQRCIEVGVYTVCVSSYSTSILSLFSGYSSLAIALVLPESGCLVACERDARSLEVAKKYYERAGVSHKVKIKHGLAADSLKALILNGEASSYDFAFVDAEKRMYQEYFELLLQLLLQIRVGGIIVIDNVLWHGKVADQMVNDAKTISIRNFNKNLMEDERVSISMKEVQDA
- the LOC102611638 gene encoding UNC93-like protein 1 — its product is MGFEGDEEAAAIQISPKYSLFRYNSPLVQVSLIGLVCFCCPGMFNALSGMGGGGQLDPTAANNANTALYTTFSVFGILGGGVYNIFGPRVTLAAGCSTYVLYAGSFLYYNHHHDQTFAVVAGAVLGIGAGLLWAGQGAIMTSYPTATRKGTYISLFWSIFNMGGVVGGLIPFIMNYHRTDAESVNDKTYIAFMCFMSAGAALSLAILPPSRVIRDDGTRCTNIKYSKVSTEAIEILKLFRNWKMLLLFPAAWASNFFYSYQFNNVNGLMFNLRTRGLNNVFYWGAQMLGSVGIGYVMDFSFQSLRTRGLVGIGIVALFGTAIWGGGLASQLNYSHDDPPKRLDFKTSGNDFAGPFVLYFSYGLLDAMFQSMVYWVIGALADDSETLSRYTGFYKGVQSAGAAVAWQVDTHKVSLLSQLIINWSLTTVSYPLLVVLVMLAVKDDDKSKEGTTNGSDLPSAPTIAGNIAKDYNEPVNSTAT
- the LOC102612121 gene encoding uncharacterized protein LOC102612121 isoform X4, which codes for MASSLVANRFAFVLLKTEKTVAKFHSFPLSERLRLRPCKFKTKNQFTTNCCVSSAHDEKYSNKQVISVTPPLYDYILRNVREPEILRQLREETAGMRGSQMQVSPDQAQLLAMLVQILGAQRCIEVGVYTGYSSLAIALVLPESGCLVACERDARSLEVAKKYYERAGVSHKVKIKHGLAADSLKALILNGEASSYDFAFVDAEKRMYQEYFELLLQLLLQIRVGGIIVIDNVLWHGKVADQMVNDAKTISIRNFNKNLMEDERVSISMVPIGDGMTICRKR